In the Acidimicrobiales bacterium genome, GTCCGGGTGTTCCTCGAGATGCGCCGCGGCCGCTACGACGACGAAGAGCTCGAGCGCCAGCTGGACTCCCGTGGGCTGATGAACCGGTTCTTCGGACCGCTGGCTCGACGGGTGGACGCGCCCTGGAAGATGTACCCGATGGGCCTCCTCTTCGGGCTCGGCTTCGACACCGCCACCGAGATCGCCCTGCTCGTCATGGCCGGAGGCGCGATAGCCAGTGGACTGCCGTTCTACGCCATCCTCTGTCTGCCCATCCTCTTCGCCGCCGGGATGTCACTGCTCGACACGATCGACGGCTCGTTCATGAACTTTGCCTACGGGTGGGCGTTCTCCCGGCCCGTTCGCAAGGTGTACTACAACCTCACCATCACCGGCTTGTCCGTCGCCGTGGCCGCCTTCATCGGGACCGTGGAGCTCCTGTCCATCCTCGGGACCGAGCTCAGGCTCACCGGCGGCGTCTGGGATCTCACGGCCAACTTCAACATCAACGAGGCGGGCTACTTCATCGTCGGGATCTTCGTCGTCACCTGGATCGCGGCGCTGGCCATCTGGCGCTTCGGGCGCGTCGAGGCCCGTTGGGAGGAGGCGGCAGCGAGGGCCCGCGGAGCAGGAGCACGCCAGCCGGAGCTGGCCCGGGAGGGATCGCCCTGAAGCTCAGGTGGCGGCACCGGTGGACGGGTCACGCCAGGCGCAGGCGGCCGTCGGCCTCGACCACCGCCAGGCCGTCGGCGACGAGCGACTCGGCGATACGCCGGGCGCGAAGCGCATCCGCTTCGGTGGCGGACCACCCGGCCGCCGCAGCGAGGTCCGCCGGCGGGACCGGCGAGCGCCGAAGGGCGGCGACCAGCCGCCCTCTCCCTTGGCGGTCGGATCCCGCGAAGGTCGTCTGCCGTCGCCCGACCCCGACGGACCCCTCGACGGGATCCGGATCCGGCAGGCCCGCG is a window encoding:
- a CDS encoding HoxN/HupN/NixA family nickel/cobalt transporter; its protein translation is MSVRDRLSPAEWRRAGAMTAFILFLHVLGFGILAFVVAHGHYHLGTRAFGFGTGVLAYTLGLRHAFDADHISAIDNTTRKLMADGKRPLSVGFFFSLGHSSVVFVLALLLNFGIKALESQVQSGTSSLHHYTGLVGTSVSGAFLYLIAILNVVILVSIVRVFLEMRRGRYDDEELERQLDSRGLMNRFFGPLARRVDAPWKMYPMGLLFGLGFDTATEIALLVMAGGAIASGLPFYAILCLPILFAAGMSLLDTIDGSFMNFAYGWAFSRPVRKVYYNLTITGLSVAVAAFIGTVELLSILGTELRLTGGVWDLTANFNINEAGYFIVGIFVVTWIAALAIWRFGRVEARWEEAAARARGAGARQPELAREGSP